Genomic window (Flavobacteriales bacterium):
TCCACGAACATCTACTTGAACGGCAGGCTGGAGTATTTTCCGGAAAGCCGCATCAGCTTCCTTGGGGAAGTATACTGGTACAGGGGCAACCAACAACGAACAGCGTTGATGGCGCGGAACGATCAAGTGGTGGTCGGTCCGTTCTACCATTGGGTGCATGGCCGCCTCGATCTTTCCCTCGGCATGGAAGCCGGTATTTCGTTCGCACGGCCTGAGCGATCGGAAATTCCGCCACCTGCAGGAATTGATCCGTTGCGTGTCATTCCCAATGTTGCGCTGTGCAGTGGGCTCACATACACCATTTGGGACCACTTCCATTTCTTTTTGGACGCCCGCTTGGCGCATGCGGAATACACAGGTGCCGAAAACGGGACCATCCCATTGGACGAGGTGACCGTGGGAGGAGGGCTCGGTTGGCATTTCCGGCCGTGAGGACGGTAGACTGCTCCTCCGTCCCGGCGCTCTGCTTTGCGAGAACCTCACATATCTGCCGCGCCTGCCTACCGTAGGTAGGTGCCCAGCACTCATCCACTGAACCTGCCCCGCAGCCGCATCCGGGGGCGGGTTCTATGAATACTGGCATGTGCAGATACTCCGCCCTCAAGCGTGCTCCTTCACCTTATACGTCCCCGCCGGGGTCCGCCCTGCGATGCTCAAGCGGTTCCACACATTGATCACGGAGATGGCGAAGGTGAGGTCGGCCAGCTCGGTGGGGCTGAAGTGCGGGCGCACCTCCTCGTAAACCGCGTCCGGCACATTGCCATCGGTCACCAAGGTCACGGCTTCGGTCCATGCCAGCGCGGCGCGCTCACGGTCCGTGTACCAGGTGCATTCGCGCCAAGCGTCCAAGGAATAGAGCCGTTGCTCAGTCTCGCCCAATGCGCGGAGGTCCTTCCAATGCATGTCCAAGCAATACGCGCAGCCGTTGACCTGTGAGGCGCGCAGCTTGATGAGATGGATCAAGGGGATCTCGATGGAGCAGGAATGGAGGTATTCCTCCACGACGCCCATGGCCTTGTAGATGCCGGGGGCGTTCTTGGCATAATTGGATCTTGGTTTCATGATCGGTTTTTGATCGGATCCGAAAGTTAGCGAGATTGACAGGTCAGCGGTTTCCGGGCCGGGGTGTTCATAACGGCGCGGTGCGGCCGCATCCGGGGTGGAAGCACTGGATAGTTTTGGCCCATGCCGAAGAAGTCGCCCAAGGGTGCTGTGCGCGTGATCGAGCTGTTCGCGGGCGTAGGCGGGTTCCGCATCGGCTTGGAGCGCGCATCGAAGGCGTTCCGGACGGTATGGAGCAACCAATGGGAGCCTGCGCGGAAACGGCAGGATGCTTCGGAGATCTACGTGGCCCGTTTCGGCGCGGAAGGGCACAGCAACAGGGATATTTCCAAAGTGCCGGTGACGGAGATCCCGGACCATGACCTCTTGGTGGGCGGCTTTCCCTGCCAGGACTATTCCGTGGCCCGCACGCTGAACAAGGCGGACGGGCTGGCGGGAAAGAAGGGCGTGCTGTGGTGGGAGATCCACCGCATCCTCAAGGCCAAGCGGCCCGGCTTTCTCTTTTTGGAGAACGTGGACCGGCTGCTGAAATCACCGGCCAAGCAACGCGGACGCGACTTCGCGGTGATGCTGGCCTCCTTGGCCGACTTGGGTTACGTGGTGGAATGGCGCGTGGTCAATGCCGCGGATTATGGCATGCCGCAACGCAGGCGTCGTGTGTTCTTCCTCGGTTATCACACCTCCACGGAGTCAGGGCGGAAGGTCACAGGATCCAAGAAGAAACCCGAGCTCCTACTACAGGAGGGGATCTTCGCAAAAGGATTTCCAGCGCATACGAAGAACGACCGAGCCCCCACCTTCACCCTTGAAGGTGACCTTGCGGACATCACCGAACGCTTCAACAACGGGGCCTCCCGTGGCACAAGCCCATTTGGAAACGCAGGCATTATGATCGGAAGGCAGGTCTTCACCATGACCGTGGAGGCGGAGCACACGGGTGCGTCCACCACACTCGGCGACATCCTGCTCCC
Coding sequences:
- the dcm gene encoding DNA (cytosine-5-)-methyltransferase; translation: MPKKSPKGAVRVIELFAGVGGFRIGLERASKAFRTVWSNQWEPARKRQDASEIYVARFGAEGHSNRDISKVPVTEIPDHDLLVGGFPCQDYSVARTLNKADGLAGKKGVLWWEIHRILKAKRPGFLFLENVDRLLKSPAKQRGRDFAVMLASLADLGYVVEWRVVNAADYGMPQRRRRVFFLGYHTSTESGRKVTGSKKKPELLLQEGIFAKGFPAHTKNDRAPTFTLEGDLADITERFNNGASRGTSPFGNAGIMIGRQVFTMTVEAEHTGASTTLGDILLPEKDVPAEFFIPDGRQKDWAYLKGSKKEKRTNKTSGFAYNYAEGAMAFPDALDKAARTIITGEGGTAPSRFKHVIRTKKGRLRRLAPVELERLNMFPDGHTAGTTDGRRAFLMGNALVTGVIERVGKELVERIKG
- a CDS encoding carboxymuconolactone decarboxylase family protein — protein: MKPRSNYAKNAPGIYKAMGVVEEYLHSCSIEIPLIHLIKLRASQVNGCAYCLDMHWKDLRALGETEQRLYSLDAWRECTWYTDRERAALAWTEAVTLVTDGNVPDAVYEEVRPHFSPTELADLTFAISVINVWNRLSIAGRTPAGTYKVKEHA